The genomic interval CGGCAGTGGGAGATCAGTACGTTCATGCGGAGATGCTGCGATCGGGATCAATGCTGGGCGGCGAACAGTCAGGACATATTCTCTGCCGCCACTATGCGGTGAGTGGTGACGGGTTGCTGACAGCGCTTCATCTGGCAGCGCTGGTACAGCAATCTGGTGTTTCCCTGGCGGAACTCATGAGCCAAAGCTTCCAGACCTATCCCCAGCGCTTAAAAAATGTACGGGTGGAAGATCGCTCCCGACGGTTGAACTGGAAGGAATGTGCCCCCCTGCAACAGGCGATCGCCCAGGCAGAAACCGCTATGGGAAATCAGGGCAGAATTTTAGTGCGGGCATCTGGAACGGAACCTGTGATCCGGGTGATGGTAGAAGCGGTTACCACTGATCTGGTTAACCACTGGACTGAAACCCTTGCCTCAGCCGTTCAAACTTACATAGCAGTTTGAGGCGGTGT from Kovacikia minuta CCNUW1 carries:
- a CDS encoding phosphohexomutase domain-containing protein, which translates into the protein MWGQKLRQAQQLPGDTIVATVMSNLGFELAWEKLGGQLIRAAVGDQYVHAEMLRSGSMLGGEQSGHILCRHYAVSGDGLLTALHLAALVQQSGVSLAELMSQSFQTYPQRLKNVRVEDRSRRLNWKECAPLQQAIAQAETAMGNQGRILVRASGTEPVIRVMVEAVTTDLVNHWTETLASAVQTYIAV